Proteins from one Rosa chinensis cultivar Old Blush chromosome 7, RchiOBHm-V2, whole genome shotgun sequence genomic window:
- the LOC112180933 gene encoding heavy metal-associated isoprenylated plant protein 7, which produces MGEEGKKPEEKKMEEKKPEEVKKPEEEKKAEEKKEEKPAEEKKEEKKAGEGKDGKEAKEGDAPPPPPPPPQEIVLRVYMHCEGCARKVKRCLKGFQGVEDVSTDCKSHKVVVKGEKADPSKVLERVQRKSHRQVELLSPIPKPPAEEEKKPEEKPKPEEKKEEPPQVITVVLKVHMHCEACAQEIKKRIQRMKGVESAEPDLKGSQVTVKGVFDPAKLVEYVNKRTGKHAEIVKQEPEKKADKEEAKEGSKDEKKGGEEGDKDKKSGGGGEAAPAEENKDKKGDGNEGGAAAAATPDGGAVTEETKVVELMKNEYNHYPQRLPMEYAYPPQFFSDENPNACSVM; this is translated from the exons ATGGGGGAG GAGGGGAAAAAGCctgaggagaagaaaatggaggagaagaagccTGAGGAGGTGAAAAAGCctgaagaggaaaagaaagctgaggagaagaaggaagagaaaccAGCTGaggagaaaaaggaagagaagaaagctGGGGAGGGTAAAGATGGCAAAGAGGCCAAAGAGGGTGatgctccaccaccaccaccgccgccACCTCAAGAAATTGTGCTCAGAGTCTATATGCATTGTGAAGGTTGTGCTAGAAAGGTCAAGAGGTGTCTCAAAGGCTTTCAAg GGGTGGAAGATGTGAGCACTGATTGCAAGAGTCACAAGGTGGTTGTCAAGGGCGAGAAGGCTGATCCAAGCAAGGTTCTCGAGAGAGTTCAGAGGAAGAGTCACAGACAAGTGGAGCTTCTCTCCCCAATCCCAAAACCACCAgctgaggaggagaagaagcctGAAGAGAAACCCAAGCCagaggagaagaaagaagag CCTCCTCAGGTCATCACTGTGGTGCTCAAGGTTCACATGCATTGCGAGGCTTGTGCACAAGAAATCAAGAAACGCATACAGAGGATGAAAG gaGTGGAATCAGCAGAACCAGATCTAAAGGGCTCACAGGTGACAGTAAAGGGTGTGTTTGATCCGGCCAAGCTAGTTGAGTACGTGAACAAAAGGACCGGCAAGCACGCAGAGATAGTGAAGCAAGAACCGGAAAAGAAGGCTGACAAAGAAGAAGCCAAAGAGGGAAGTAAAGACGAGAAGAAAGGTGGTGAAGAAGGTGACAAGGACAAGAagagtggtggtggaggtgaggcCGCACCAGCAGAAGAGAACAAAGACAAGAAAGGTGACGGCAATGAAGGCGGTGCTGCAGCTGCTGCTACACCGGATGGCGGGGCGGTTACAGAAGAGACCAAGGTTGTTGAGCTCATGAAGAACGAGTACAATCACTATCCACAAAGACTTCCCATGGAGTACGCCTACCCTCCACAGTTCTTCAGTGATGAGAACCCCAATGCATGTTCTGTTATGTAA